In Notolabrus celidotus isolate fNotCel1 unplaced genomic scaffold, fNotCel1.pri scaffold_198_arrow_ctg1, whole genome shotgun sequence, the genomic stretch GAGTGTTGCTTGTTGGTCCAGGTTATGGGGGGTGGAGGCGGGTTGGGTGATGTTCTTGAGTTTGTTTTCCATGTGTGACCTGTAGGTGTCCCAGTTTGCTGCTCTCTAGTTGTATGTTGTCTTTGTGGTTGTctggagatggagagatggtCGAGGGTGGAAAAACGGTGGAGTTTTGTAGCCAGGTCTGGGGAGCATATGATGAGGTCCAGGATGTCTGTGTTTCCGGTCTGTAGGTGGGTTAATTTGTGTTGATTATTGATAAGGTTGTGTCCTGTAAAATCATTTTGAgtattgttctgtttttagTTGGTTTTATTGCATTGGAAAtctttgtgttttgagttgaagtCTCCCATGATCAGGGAGTGGCTGGGGTCAGAGGTGGCTTTGATCAGACCAGACTGGGGATGGGCTCGAATATATAAGgtactaacagtcgtgggtgtgtctcGAGTCACAATAGGGTCCCAAGTAGGGTCGtgagtctagttcctgacagtcattcagtacctcctggcaatcgttagcctagttcctgagaagggtgttcaagcttaacatagatggcttccttgacccctctttcataccaacACTCTTCTCTGTCCAAgatctgaaccttgctgtcctcaaGGAGTGTCCCTTGTCCTTGAGGTGCAGACGTATGGCTGAGTCCTGGCCTCAGGAGCTGTTCTCTGAGAACAGCAACAAACGACAAAGCATCATTATTCCATACCTATCTTGGGTCTCTGAGAAACTTCGGAGGATCTTCAACAAATACAACTTCCCTGTTCCTTTCAAGCCATCCAAtacactgagacagaaactggTTCATCCCAAGGACAAAACACTTCAGCACGGAGTAATGTAGTTCATGCCAAACAGTGTAACAATGATTGCAGGGAAAGGTACATTGGTGAAACTAAACAACCTCTCCCCAGACGCATGGCCCaacacagaagagccagctcctcaggccaggacgactgtcaggaactagactaacaacCCTATTGGGACTCCTGGACACAtccacgactgttagaggcttatatcttcgagctcttccccagtctggtcagaactgaagaagcctttcggaggagaggtgaaacgtcttcaagaatttctaccagtccagttgccttacggatcaagctttggaccCTCTACAGAATGCTTTATATGCTTTCACTCATTTCttctcctgtatttattttatgtaatttcCCATTTTTCCCCCAGGATTTGGAGAACTTATTGGCAGCCATTGATGAGCATAAGATACAGGACTGGCTCTTCAGTGCTTCAGAGATCTCGCACAGCTACTGTCAAAAGCTTCTGATCATGACTGATGAGGAACAGGCAACAAAAGATAGAGTACAACAAGAATACAGCCTGGATCCTCATTACTCTGTGATAGTGAGCAAAGATTGTCTGAACAATGCCTCATGTCTGCCAGAAGCAGACGGATACACTGTGGTGAAAATATTTGGGGGAGTTTCGGATGATGGACAAAGTGTCTCTGGCCTGTCTGGCTACTCTCTTGCAGAGCTGGTGTTGAAGCCATCATTAGGAGCTGTGCCTGTGTTCTCCCTTGAtggaaacacaaccacagacTTCCACTATAACTTCATCCGGGTTCTGATGGTCCACGGCTACCAGGCAGTCTTGGAAACAAACCAGGAGAATGATCAGGTTTACAAGGTCATGAATGAACCTGACACAGTTTCTAGCTGCCTAATTCCCCAGCGACCGATCGATCACTCAACACAGTATGACCACCAGCACATCCTCATTTTGCAAGATGATCAAAGAGTCAGAGCAGCTGCCGCTGCCCTCTATGACAAGCATCCCTCAGTTAGCTCCGTCTACACTCTTGATAACAGCAAAATTCCAAAACTGATATTTGGAGAGCCAGTTCCTTTGTCAGAGAACAGCAGATTGACGCTGGTTGGCCATGGCCAGAGAGACAGCTCTGGAGGGATGAGAGTGGCGGACTTCTCAGCATCAGAGTTAGAGAAGATTATTGCAAAAACCAACAGGGTTGGTGATAAAATCAAGACCATCAATGTGGTGGGCTGTGATGTTGGATCAGATAAAAAGTTTGTTGAAACCTTGCTGAAGGAGCTCCATGAGAATACTGGCATGGAAACAGAGCTTCACCTCAGGGACACTGTCCTCCAGGTCCTACATACAGGAGAGAAAATCACCCAAGAGATCAACGTCGATGGAATAACCTGGCGGCATAAAGATAAAAGCAAGAAAATTGTGGCAATGCTCGATAGGAATGGGGACGTAATCCTTCGACAGGAGTCTGGCAGTAAAGGGGAGGCTGTGTTTACACAGGAAAGAAACTTCTTAGGGGGGAAAAAGACTATACCAAAACGATTCAAAAAGTTCAGAGACAAATGACCATCAGATCCAAAAGGATTCATTGACGAGAGAGTTTATGAAAAGTTCACGAATGCTGATGAAACTCGCAACTATTGCATTGAACTCCAAGCTATGTCCTGGGGGTTGTTTAAGGATGACCTACCACTTCCTCCAAAAGTAAACATAGAAAACTTGAAAATAGACGGGGAATATGAAATAGGTATAAAAATCAAACTTGAAAGGACTGAGAAATCTAATAGTAACAACATAGAGGAAATAAGTTGGGTTTCTACTGaacaggaaagaaaggaaattcTTTCAAAGTGTTATGAGATTAAATCAGGAGAGGATGTACGAAGTATCGTCCGTCACTTTGCAAAGAACGGAGAGAATGGGCCCACATACCTGATGATCAAAGACTGGATAGTGGCCGTAGATCCTCAAAGCTTGTATATGTACCTAATTGGTAAGAAACTTAACAACAATCAAATAGATAATGATGTTAGAAGCAACATTAGGGACACTATTGAtgaacaaaaaggaaaagaaaaataccCAGACTTAAGAGAAAGCATTCTTGGAAAAGAAGAGCAACAACTGAAGAAGGAAATAGAGAATATGAGGCGAAAAAAAAGGAGTATGCCAAATACGTGGAAGACGTTTTGTTGGAGATCACACAACCAACAGTCCTATATCCACCGATGCGTGGCACACCACATATTTCGCTGCATCTGTAATTTCTGAATCTGCTCGAAACTTCAGGACATTTCCCCTGATTCTCATGGCCCTGGACATGATCcaaagcaataataataatgcacaaGAGAAGGGATTGAATTTTCTCTTTGACGATCATTCAATTACTTTTGGACAAAGTTGGATTGACCCAAGCAGTCGTGGACATAGTGGCACTGCAACCCCTGAAGGTTCTAGCAAGTTAACTAACTATGACCAAAACAAGCTTCAAAGTAAAGAACAATTAATGAGTTCACTTAAACAGGTcgtaaaaaaagaagtaaaccTCCACAAATTTTGGATTGAAAATCAAAGTGCAGATGTAGACATCAAGTCTAGGTTTTTAACATTGCAGTAAATTTAAAGGTAACAGAAAACAATGTAGATGTCAGACTAGCCATTTCCAAGGATTATGAGGATTTCAAAAATGCACTTCAACAAATAACTAATACAAAAGTATCTGGGAGGCCCAGTAGCACTAAAGCATCGGGCGCATTAGGAGGCTATGATGACGGTCATGTAACGTCCAAAGATTTAGAAGCCGCCTCGCAGTTGGAAAATTCCTTCAAACTTGAATCATATCACTTCAGGGCAAAAGCATTGATATCTGAACAAATCCTGAATCATATACAGGACAAGTTTGGTGAAAATCAGATGAGGTTGAAGCTCCAGGATGGCAGTGTCTGGATCGAGAACGGACAGTTTAAATGTCAGCTTGTGTCCGAGGGTGCTGAACCTGTTGAGTTAAAGGTTCCATTATCTCCGGACAGTCAATACTACAATGAAAATATGAAGAGCATGATTGACACAGCAGTACAAGACATGGAGAAAGCTGGTTCAGTCCCCTCCCATGAAGGTAGTAACTTTGCCGAGCACGCTGGGACTGCTGTTGGAGCCCTCGGCCTTATGTTGGGTATGAAAGGAGCTGTTCGTGCCTTTGAGCAGGGTGACATCAAAGATGGCGCGATGGGAGCTTTACAAACAGCTCATGGAGTGACTGCTATGACGGCATCTGCTATTGCAGGACAAGCTCTGTCCTCAGAGACAAGAATAGCCAGAGCTGCTTCAGTGATCATGAAGAGACCTGCAATGAAGGGCACTATGGTTGCTCTACCTATAGTGGGGATTGGATTTGGGATATACAACTTTGAACAGGATTTGGAGAGGGGTGGCATACAAGGAGGTATCGATGCTGCCTTTGATGGGACTATGGTTGCTCTTTATGTTGTTGAGTTGGCTCAGCCTGAACTTGCACCATTTATAGTCCCTATGAACATGGCTCTGTCAACAGTCCGTATGGTCTTTGATGATATCTTTATGGGCATCCAGGATGAGCTAAACAGCCTCCCCCGGATGCTGGAATTTTGCAGAAACTGTTAGGAGTTACTGTTGGCTTTGGAGAAGGGACTTTCAACTTTGCAATGCATGTGACCAGTATATTTTCGATTTTCGTTATGATGAAATCAAGCAGGGTAGGAAACTTGTAGAAGAGATGTCTGACTATCGTCAATACTACAAGGTTACAACAGAAGACGATGGATCATAGGCCATCAATTTCAGCAGCGGTAGCTCTTCTTGGAATGGAGGAGGTATACACTTTGTTCTCGCTGAGCGGCGCCTCTGAGCTCTGCATGGACCTTTTTGTGTCCAGCAATGAGAGTATTGGGAAGAAATGTTGGGACATTAACACAACAGGAAGCAATGATATTATCCTTGGCATTGGGGAATCACATCAGTTAGAGTACAAAGAACTAGAGAGGAAGTTATTCATGTTTATACCTGTCGGCTTTAACAGTGGGCTTTACGGGGAACCAGGGGATGACATATTTTTCCTTGGCCCACTGAGAAAACAGACCTGGCCACAATAGAAGCAAATTTTCACACCTTTAGAGTCAGTGCACAAGGGCAGGATCTCCTTCTGTACACTCAGGACAATATAGCCGTCTCTGTGACTCTGGGGGGTTGGTTCAGCTCACCAGCACACAGGCACTTGTTTATTGTCACAAAAGATATGATCAATTTCACACTCTCTGATAACATGACAGATTGCTTTGATAGTTACCCGTTTACAAGGTGCATAAAAAGCAGCAGTATTGACTACAGCAAATCCCCATCTGAGCTTGTGATGGACCTTGAGGAGGACGAGGCGTTGGACAGCGTGACGGAAATCCGTGGGTCACAGTATAATGATATCATCAAGGGAAATAAAGAGCACAATGTTATTGTTCAGGAGAAGGGAATGATTACATTCAgggtagaggaggagaggagtggtACATTATTATGCCAGGCCAAGGAACAAAAACCATCAACAATCAATCACCAGATCTCGCCTTGGATTTACTCTTTCTTAAAGGAAGATATCAGAATATGCGATGTGCTTGTGAGGGACAGGATATAACCATTGCAGCTAATGGtacacaaaatgtcattttaaagaaCTGGTTTGTAGAATAATCAGCACCTGCAGGTCAAGACCAGCGATGGAATAGCAGCTGGACTGATCTCAAACATGAGTAACTGTGATGAGTCATTAATGCTACCTTTAACTGTTGACTTTACAAAGCAGACACCTGAACCACTTTATGGCACTGtatgaaatacattaaaatattggCTAATGTAGGACTTGACTTGAATTCTCTGGGTTATTATCGGTATTTcaacatcaaaaaacaaaaggcaTTGGAGGAATTATTAAGTAGCTATGGTAAGGTGATGATCTTTGATGACATTAATTCAGTTAAAGATATGTATGGTTCCCCGGGTTTTGACATCATGGTTGGGAACAGCAATGGAAACTTGCTCGATCCTTACACTGGAGGTGCACTAATGATTGGAGGTGAAGGAAAAGACACTTACAGAATCAAACATGGATATGGAAGGAGACTGATGATCGATATCTTCGCAGAGGATCAGATTACAGATACTGTTTTGGTTGACATGGATTTCCTCGGTGGCAGCCAAGTCACACTGGACTGGATTGAAGCAGATCTGCCATTGACAATCATGACAAAAGGGGAACAGATAGAATTGATGCTGCTCAATTACAAAAATGGTTTGCGATACCAACATATTGAATTTCAGAGTTATGATGGGGTGAATTTTAAACTGAAATCAATTAACTCAACTGAGGATGTTCCTTCCTTTGAGACAGAAGCTTTTAAAGTGACTCTGAGAACGTCTCAGGTTGACTGCCGCTTGGACCTCGGCTCTCAGAAAATCTGTCAAAGGTCCATACTGTGCAAGGCTGTCCCTCCTTGTCCAATAACATCTGGGTAATGCTCAAGACAATGCTCTGATTGGTGGGTGGAAGGATGATGCCTTGGAAGGAGGCGAAGGAAAGGACACACTGATAGGAGGGAGTGGAAATGACATCCTCATTGGGGGCATGGGAGATGACACTCTTTATGGTGGGGATGGAAATGACACCATGATGGGAGACTCTGGCTCTGACGTCTTCATCCCTGGACCAGGGGCTGATCTAGtggatggaggagagggaagagacaCCGTACTTTACCTCTGTGATCATGACACAGGTAAAGGGGTATATGTTAACTTGCTGATTGGACAAGGTCGCTTTGCCGATGCTGAGGGGGACGTGCTGAAGGATGTGGAGACTGTAATTGGAACCATCTTTTCTGACATCTTAGTGTCTGGTTATGAAAGCTGTCTTCTTAAAGGCTCTGATGGCAATGACATCTTGGTGTCAACTGGTGATGACTACCTGGTCGGGGGTGATGGAAATGACATTTACATGTTGGGCTTCCACCATGGTGCAGTCACCATCAACAACTGTGCAAAGGACAACGCAATGGACTTGTTGTACCTGAACTCAAAGTTGACACCAATATATAACGTTAAGGTTTTATCAGACAGAGTTCTCTGACATTCTACGGACAAAACCAAACTACTGTTAAAATTACGCTGGACGGCTGGATCAATGATGATAATGAATGTGGTCATTTGATGCTGGTTTATAATGATGAGGAGGTGTCAGTGGACTGGTTGCTAAATAAGTGTAAAAGGTGCAACATTTGAAAAGGGTTTTTCTGCATTAATTGTGTTGCCTcgcagttttttttaagatttgtaAACATGGAAGAAGTCAGCTGTTGTTagatgaaaacaaagacaatagaCTCAGAATTTATTGTCTCTATTTTGTCTATAATGTGATGTGTTTTGGGGCAGCAGCTGAAATAAATCATAACTATGGatatacaatttaaaatgtgttaactaatcgtattaaacatattttattttctatcatttgttttatgtttctttgaaaGGTCATGAAGGTTGGTCTTTGTGGCATCAGCTGGGTACTTATAGGAAATGACAACATTGGACTCATCACTGTAGTTGTGGAGGTAAAGGGCACAACAGCTTTAACCTGAAAAAAACTGCACACCTGGGCCTTAATTAACCATGTATGTGCCATGTAGAAGTTATGAAATTTGTTATGAAAATTCCAGCTCCCACAGTCACATGCCGCAGTGTCCTTGGACATGACCCAAATTGCTTCTGGTGGCATAGTGTAATACCTTTAttgtcaatccatccatccttaaCCCttataaccttaaccctaatcataccttaactctaatcataaccttaaccctaagcATAACCCTACCtaaccttaccttaccttaccttaccttaccctACCTAACCCTACCTAACCCTACCAtaccttaccttacctaacCCTACCTAACCCTGCCTTACCCTGCCTACCCTACCTAACCCTACCTAACCCTGCCTAACCCTACCATACCttacctaacctaaccctaccTAACCCTGCCTTACTCTACCATATCTTACCTTACCTAACCCTACCTAACCCTACCTAACCCTACCTTATCTTACCTAACCCTGCCTTACTCTACCATATCTTACCTTACCTAACCCTACCTAACCCTACCTAACCCTACCTAACCCTACCTTACCCTACGTAACCCTACCTTACCTTACCCTACCTAACCCTACCTAAGCCCTGCCTAACCCTACCTAACCCTACCTAAGCCCTGCCTCACCCTACCTAACCCTGCCTTACCTTACCTAACCCtaccttaccttacctaacCCTACCTTACCCTCCCAACCCTGCCTAACCCTGCCTAACCCTGCCTAACCCTGCCTTACCCTACCTAACCCTACCTAACCCTGCCTAACCCTGCCTAACCCTGCCTTACCCTACCTAACCCTACCTTACACTGCCTAACCCTGCCTTACCCTACCTAACCCTACCTAAGCCCTGCCTAACCCTGCCTAACCCTGCCTAACCCTGCCTAACCTTAACTAACCCTACCTAACCCTACCTAACCCTGCCTATCTCTGCCTAACCCTGCCTTACCTTACCTAACCCTACCTAACCCTACCTAACCCTGCCTAACCCTGCCTATCCCTGCCTAACCTTACCTAACCCTACCTAACCCTACCTAACCCTGCCTATCCCTGCCTAACCCTACCTTACCCTACCTAACCCTACCCTACCTTACCCTGCCTAACCCCACCTTACCTTACCCTACCTAACCCTACCTAACCCTACCTAAGCCCTGCCTAACCCTACTTAACCCtgccttaccttaccttaccctaccttaccttacctaacCCTACCATACCTTAttaatgtgtcctgtgtgtatatatgtgtcttgtgtgtatatgtgtgttttgtgtgtatatatgcgtcttgtgtgtatatatgtgtcttgtgtgtatatatgtgtcttgtgtgtatatatgtgtcctgtgtgtatatatgtgtcttgtgtgtatatatgtgtcttgtgtgtatatatgtgtcttgtgtgtatatatgtgtcttgtgtgtatatatgtgtcttgtgtgtatatatgtgtcctgtgtgtatatatgtgtcttgtgtgtatatgtgtgttttgtgtgtatatatgcgtcttgtgtgtatatatgtgtcttgtgtgtatatatgtgtcttgtgtgtatatgtgtgtcttgtgtgtatatatgtgtcttgtgtgtatatatgtgtcttgtgtgtatatatgtgtcttgtgtgtatatgtgtgtcttgtgtgtatatatgtgtcttgtgtgtatatatgtgtcttgtgtgtatatatgtgtcttgtgtgtatatgtgtgtcttgtgtgtatatatgtgtcttgtgtgtatatatgtgtcttgtgtgtatatatgtgtcctgtgtgtatatatgtgtcttgtgtgtatatgtgtcctgtgtgtatatatgtgtcttgtgtgtatatatgtgtcctgtgtgtatatgtgtcttgtgtgtatatatgtgtcttgtgtgtatatatgtgtcttgtgtgtatatatgtgtcttgtgtgtatatatgtgtcttatgtgtatatatgtgtcctcaTTTTAACCACAGACGCTGCAGGAGCATTTACCCGATGATTTAAATAGATAGAAATAAAGAGGACTGTGAAGGGGTCTCTGTGGACCAGTTTTTGGATTTATTGTCTTCAGTGGACTGTGAAGGGGTCTCTGTGGACCAGTTTTTGGATTTATTGTCTTCAGTGGACTGTGAAGGGGTCTCTGTGGACCAGTTTTTGGATTTATTGTCTTCAGAGGACTGTGAAGGGGTCTCTGTGGACCAGTTTTTGGATTTATTGTCTTCAGTGGACTGTGAAGGGGTCTCTGTGGACCAGTTTGTGGATTTATTGTCTTCAGAGGACTGTGAAGGGGTCTCTGTGGACCAGTTTGTGGATTTATTGTCTTCAGAGGACTGTGAAGGGGTCTCTGTGGACCAGTTTGTGGATTTATTGTCTTCAGAGGACTGTGAAGGGGTCTCTGTGGACCGGTATGTGAATTTATTGTCCTCAGAGGACCGAAGGGATTTATTCTGCTGCTGTGACCGCTCAGAGAACGGGGAGatcactgagcatgctcagtagCGGGTTGAGAATCCGTGGATCTCAAGGTCGGTGACGTCTCTTTGGTTTGAGAAGACGGCCCTGTCGATCCGAGAGCTCGGACTGCCGACAGTCTGCAGCCAGAGTttcctgaaaaacacacaaagaatacACATCAGACCAAGACCAGGTGAGACCAGATCCTAAGAGGTAAGGCTACGAGAGATCCAGCATCTCCAAACAAAACCAGATGGGACCAGATCTTAACAGGTAAGGCTACAAGATAACCAGTGCCTacgaaaaagagacagagtccCTCTAAACAGGGTCAGGTTAGACTAGGTCATGACAGGTGAGACCAGGTTTTAACCAATGCTCTAAGTGAAGAATATATTTATTATGCTGGACCCTGATCATGAACCAAATctgtccaatctctgattggtTAATGGTAGGAGGTGAGTGTTCTCTGATTGGTCGATGTGTGGAGGTGagtgctctctgattggtcaggtTGGACTCACATGTCGTGGACCCGGTCTGGGGGTCCCTGGATTTGCCCAATCACGGTTCCTTTCTTGGTGTTTTTCACCCAACCGCTCAGACCCAGAGAACGACCCTGATCCTCTGTGTACTGAGAAACACCCTCCATCTGTCAACGGtccaaacgtgtgtgtgtgtgtgtgtgtgtgtgtgtgtgactaagtgtgtgtgtgagtgtgtgagtgtgtgtgtgtttgtgtgtgagtgagtgtgtgtgtgtgtaaactcaCCATTCTAAAGCAGACCCCTGAAACAGACAaacttaaattttaaatatttacagaatAAACAGTTTATTTACTacacttctctttctctctctctctctcacacacacacacacacacacacacacacacacacacaaaaaacacaaacacatacacataaacaaaaacacacacatgcccacacacacacataaacaaacacacttacgtacacacacacacacacacacacacacactgacttacacacacgcccacacatacacaaacacatgcccacacacacacataatcaaacacacacacacacacacacacacacacacacacacacacacacaaaacacatacacataaacaaaaacacacacatgcccacacacacacataatcaaaCACACTtacgtacacacaaacacacacactgacttacACACACgcccacaaatacacaaacacatgcccacacacacacacacactgacttacACACA encodes the following:
- the LOC117809007 gene encoding acylphosphatase-2-like, with amino-acid sequence MILFTSCVLLLCLFKIVMSGNKLTSVDFEIFGNVQGVCFRMYTEDQGRSLGLSGWVKNTKKGTVIGQIQGPPDRVHDMKLWLQTVGSPSSRIDRAVFSNQRDVTDLEIHGFSTRY